The Tripterygium wilfordii isolate XIE 37 chromosome 21, ASM1340144v1, whole genome shotgun sequence genome segment ATATGAGATTGAATGAACGTCTATCATAACGAAATTCATTGCATTGATACATGTACATAATAatattcaaagattttgttgagcAGTTGATGATATAAGATTTTGtattctttttacttttttagtgAGAATCCAAGTGTAAATGAAAGCAATTTAAAATCATTAAAATGGAAATAAATTaaggtttgaattttgaaatgtgAAGCAgagaattaaaaatttaaaagtagCTTGACTTGGAAGGCCCCCATCAGTATGACAACAGCTTGACATCATCATTGGCAAGTGGGTCCCCATCCCATATTTCCCCCACATCTCCAATTTCCCCGTCAGACCCCCAACCAACGCCCCCATTCcaatctctctctatatatgtagAGAGACAGGTTACAGGTATATTAAAGTGTACACAAATATATGATCGTACCTGGGTGCCGTCGAAGGTTTCTGTTCAAATTAAACCCAAAAACCACCAAGAAAATCAGTGCCCCTTACTTTGTCAGAAACACCATGTCTGAGTCTGATCAAGACCCAGGTTTCACCAGACCAAGATTGGTGGCTAAGAAAGTTTTGGCCAAGCTTCAACATGAGGGTGATGGTGCTGTTGTTAGGAGAGGCATCGGAAGgtattattgattttcttttaggACTTCtgggttcttttttcttttgttttgtttttttatgtgTAGAACTTTTGGGTTCTTCACAATGCATTGAttgtttgtaaacattattGGTTTTGCTTGACTTTACATTTGTTTCTCGATTGTTATGGTAATTTCTGCTTTTCTGGTCTTTCACACATTAAGCTAAAAAGGATTTATGGGTCCTTCATTTTGTCAGGATTTTCATTTAAACACtggttttgatttcttgtttcAGTTCTAATTCATGGTTCTTGTTTTGCttgaatttggatttgattgttaTGTTGATTTGCCTTTGTGGGGAATTTTCTTATTTCCAGGACTGAATTGAGGCGCTTGGATCCTTTTCTTATGTTGGATGATTTTTCAGGTAGAGTTTTGATTCTTATTAATCTCGTTCCTTGACAGTTGACACTCTGGTGCCAAATTTATATCCTTTACTATCAATATCTGAGAAATTGACTGTTCTTGCAGTGTCCCCTCCAGCAGGATTTCCTGATCATCCTCACAGAGGTGATTGATTTTCAAGTTTGTTCTCTAATACGAATGGTCATGTTTTAACAATTCTTACGTGGATTCTGTTCTGTTACAGGTTTTGAGACTGTTACATACATGTTGCAGGTACACTTGTTTGGCTTAAATAATACTAATAATTTTGATCTTTTGAGGCGTAAAATCAAACCTGTTATGCTAATATAGGTGATTTTGGATATCAGGGAGGCATCACTCACCAAGATTTTGGAGGACATAAGGGCACAATCTATGCTGGAGAGGTGCAGGTAAAAGACAGTTTGTTTTCCTCTAGTTATTGCATCAATTTTGACAAAATTCTCAACCTGAGAAATTATGACACCATTTGGGCAAattttgatgttgtttttgGCTGGGTACAGTGGATGACTGCAGGAAGAGGCATAATCCACTCGGAGATGCCCGCAGGAGAAGGTGTTCAAAGGGGTTTGCAGCTTTGGATCAATCTATCTTCTGCAGATAAAATGTATGAAAATTCGTATCACAATCAACCTCTAATTATTGGCAATTAATTTTTTCGATGACAATTTTAAACAGGGCACCCTATTTTGATATTCTACATGCTTTGGGCAATTTTGCGCTGAAGAATAATTGATCACTGAAACTGCATTTGTTTGTTAGTGGCTTAAAGCCGAAAAAGATTAACACTTACCTAGTCAATCCACCGGAAACATGATGTTTGCAGGATTGAGCCAAGGTATCAAGAGCTTTCAAGAGAGGACATAAAACGAGCGGAGAAAGATGGAGTTGAAGTGAAAGTAATCGCAGGTGAATCAATGGGAGTCAGATCCCCTGTCTATACACAAACTCCTACAATGTATCTCGATTTTGCGTTGAAACCGCGAGCACAAATGCACCAGAGTATCCAGGAATCATGGAACGCATTTGTGTACATTATTGAAGGGGAGGGCGTGTTTGGCATTCCAAACTCTTCACCTGTATCGGCTCACCATGTCCTGGTTTTGAGTCCTGGAGATGGTCTAAGTGTGTGGAATAAGTCTTCAAAGCCATTGAGGTTTGCCCTAGTAGGAGGACAGCCTCTCAATGAACCAGTGGTTCAGTATGGACCTTTTGTAATGAACACTCAGGCTGAAATCGATCAGACTATCGAGGACTACCACCACAGTAAAAACGGGTTTGAAAAGGCCAAGTACTGGAGATCTCAGTGAGGCAGAAGAATGTTGAAGCATCTCATTTtaaaccaggaaaaaaaaaacattccaaGTACAACGATTCAGTAGAAATAAAGAACAATACCTCCATTTACACACAGCaaccaatggagcaaaagcttCTAGAAAGATTCATCGTGCCATTAGATGAGTGACTATTGTCGTCATGGGCCAGCCTATCTCCATCTCCATTGATCACTATGTTTAATCCTTTTTAAAGACAATTTGTGGTACCTAATGATTAggatttgaatttatatttttcttttccctatttgagattgttttggtgattttttttttctttttggtattGGGTATTGATGTTGGTGGAAATGGTGGTAGGATTTCCTTTTCGTGTGAGTTGGATTCTCAAACTCATATCTACTACATCAACAAATAAGACCCATTTTATCTAGAAGGCAATTGCTGGAGCCACTATCTTTGTGTTTTGTCAAAGTCAACTCCACTTCTTCCTGAATTTGTCTAACCGCAGAAGCATACACATAGTGCCATGACAAAATATGCACATATAGGTGCGGTTTGACAGTGTGTTTGTACTGCATTTAGGTGCACATCACCTCGTAACACCacaattttttgtgacacgccaaacgctTTTTGTcagcagaactcacctcacaacacgaCAGTTTTAGAACTCACAATACCACAGTTTTAGACCTCACAATACCACAGTTTTAgaactcacagcaccgcacatcACGCCCAAATGGACACAGTGTGGGTTAGGCCACGCATTCTAGGCCCACGTTCTGTGTTTCGTTTAGACGCAACGGGCCTTAAGTGTTTGGTCCAGCTCGTTACGCGTTTCGGTCTGCAGCATATCGTAACCACGTTTCAGTCCATTTACACATCTCATTCATCTCCCACCTCGCGACCTTGACGAATATCATACACATCTCATCTCCCACCTCACGACCTCTATGAAGAGTCCGCTGCTACGACTCAGCTACCACCATCTTGATTCGCGACGAGTATAACCACATCTCAACTCCTTAAATCAGGTATGATTCGATTTGTTATACAAtttgttttccctttttgttGTTCGCGATGTGAGGGTTAGGGATTTCTGCAAAACCTGTCTGGCTTTGCCGTTGTGGTTTTGCTAATAATAACATTTTCTTGCTGAATATGCTAAACCCCTTTGTTTTCTTAGATGTAGAAGCAAATCGTGGCTCTTTATTTTCCAAGCTTCTATGATTCAATTCTCCTTAATCTCTCTCTGtccctgaattttttttccttctactttttttttgggttctcgGTAATTTTTCAAGTTATTGGGTTTTCCTCCATCAATCTATATAGATTGGGTAAAGCTTTTAGCTTCTTGTTGATGTCTATTACAATAAAATGCAATTGTTCAGGTTAAACTAGTTGTGTGGTTTAAGATGATGCGTAGAAACATATGAGTTGTGGCTGAATCATGCTTGGTTATTCTAGATACTTCGTGGTCCATGTCAAGCTGACCTTTTCCTGATACTACATCCTTTTTCACCGTTAACCTGGATCTTTTGTTTCTAGAGCTTATTGATATTGGCATAGGCATGCATCTGTTTGAGTTCATATTTTCATTCAAATGTTTTTAGCCGTTTCAATCAGTTGATCAATCTTTGAATGTTAATGTGCCAATAGACTGCAATAAAGAATGATACACGCACTTGCTTTAAGGATTACGGTTGATGTGGTGAACGAAATTCTTAATTTTCTAACTTAAGTTTCTGTAAATGACTTATTGTGGTTGcacgtctttttttttttttttaattaaaggtAAACTATACAGCAAATATAAAATGTGCATGTTACAATTAGCGCTTTatctgcattttctttttgtaactATGAAAAACGTCTTTTCCCCTGCAAGCTGCCACTTGATCTAGGCTACTTTTAAGTAATCTTATCATATAGTGATCtctcgtttcttttttttttttgagaagaaaatactGCTTCACTAAGAAGAAACGGAATTGCGATTCGCAGCAATTACAGCACCCAGAAAACCTGGATTTACATCAAACCATTGCCTACTCTCTGAGCACAACAAAGCCTTATGAGCCAACACATCAGCAGCTTTGTTTGCTCCACGCTTAACATGACAACAACCTACATAAGAGAAAAGGGAAAACAAATCCTCAGTACTTTTAATACATAGGCCTGTCTCAGAAAGAAGATTATCATCATTATTCAATCCTTCTATGACCAGTAATGCGTCTCCTTCCAGAATGATGGAGTCAAACCGAAGATCTTTTGCAAACAAGGTTGCTTCCCTTGCAGCCAAACACTCTGCAAACATAGGATTTTGAGGACCTTGTAGACAAACAAATCTGGATGCAACATGCATACCAGCTGCATTCCTTGCAATCAAACCCAACCCCACCTTGGAGTCTTTAATAGCTGCATCAAAGTTAATCTTCATTGATGACCCTGCAGGGGGGCTCCATGTAGAAGGACTTAAGCATTGACCTGTTGACTTATTGGATCAGTCATGAGTGTCGCTTTATAATCAGCTATCAACGCCTCTGCCCTCCATCCCACATCCTTCGTACACCCCATTATGTTTTGGTGAAGGGCTTGATTCCTCATGGTCTAGACTTGCCAGGTACATATCAACAGCTTGGCTACGGTCTCCTTATTCAGGCAGAGAGctatttaaggtttagggtttagggtttagggtttagggtttagggttttagggtttaggtttaggtttagggtttagggtttagggtttagggttttagggtttagggtttagggtttagggttttagggttgggtttagggttttagggtttagggtttagggtttagggtttagggttttagggttttagggtttttagggttttagggttttagggtttaggtttagggtttagggtttagggtttaggtttagggtttagggtttagggtttagggttttagggtttagggttgggatCGCGCATatcagggtttagggtttagggtttagggtttttagggtttagggtttagggtttagggttttagggtttagggttttagggttttagggtttagggtttagggtttagggtttagggtttagggtttagggttttagggtttagggtttagcgttttagggtttagggtttagggttttagggtttagggtttagggttttagggttttagggttttagggtttagggtttaggtttaggtttaggtttaggtttagggtttagggtttagggtttagggtttagggtttagggttttagggtttagggttttagggtttagggtttagggtttagggtttagggtttagggtttagggtttagggtttagggtttttagggtttagggtttagggttttagggtttttagggtttagggtttagggttttagggtttagggtttagggttttagggttttagggtttttagggttttagggtttagggttttagggtttagggtttagggttgggtttagggtttagggttttagggttttagggttttagggttttttagggtttagggttttagggttttagggttttagggttttagggtttttagggttttagggtttagggttttagggttttagggttttagggttttagggtttagggtttagggtttagggtttagggtttagggtttagggttttagggttttagggtttagggttttagggtttagggtttagggttttagggttttagggttttagggtttagggtttagggttttagggtttagggttttagggtttagggttttagggtttagggttttagggtttagggttttagggttttagggttttagggtttagggtttagggtttagggtttagggttttagggtttagggttttagggtttagggttttacggtttagggtttagggttttagggtttagggtttagggttttagggtttagggtttagggttttagggttttagggtttagggttttagggttttagggtttagggttttagggtttagtgtttagggtttttagggttttagggtttagggtttagggtttagggtttagggtttttagggtttagggttttagggttttagggtttagggtttagggtttaggtttaggtttagggtttagggtttagggttttagggtttagggttttagggtttagggtttagggtttagggttttagggtttagggtttagggtttagggtttagggttttagggtttagggtttagggtttagggtttagggtttagggtttagggtttagggttttagggttttgggtttagggtttagggtttagggtttagggtttagggttttagggtttagggttttagggtttttagggtttagggttttagggtttttagggttttagggtttagggttttagggtttagggttttagggtttagggttttagggtttagggtttagggttttagggtttagggttttagggtttagggttttagggtttagggttttagggttttagggtttagggttttagggttttagggttttagggttttagggttttagggtttagggttttagggttttagggttttagggttttaagggttttagggtttagggtttagggttttagggttttagggtttagggtttttagggttttagggtttagggttttagggttttagggtttagggttttagggttttagggttttagggttttagggtttagggttttagggtttttagggttttagggtttttagggtttagggtttagggttttagggtttagggttttagggttttagggttttatggggttttagggttggggtttagggttttagggtttagggttttagggtttagggtttagggtttagggttttagggtttagggtttagggttttagggtttagggttttagggtttttggggtttagggtttagggttttagggttttagggtttagggtttagggtttagggtttagggtttagggtttagggtttttagggttttagggttttagggtttagggtttagggttttagggtttagggtttagggtttagggtttttagggtttttagggttttagggttttagggtttagggttttagggttttagggtttagggttttagggtttagggtttttagggtttaggtttaggtttaggtttagggtttagggtttagggtttagggttttagggttttagggttttagggtttagggttttagggtttagggttttagggttttagggtttagggtttagggttttagggtttagggttttagggttttagggtttagggtttagggttggggttttagggtttagggttttagggtttagggtttagggtttagggtttagggttttagggtttagggtttagggttttagggtttagggttttagggtttagggtttagggtttagggttttagggttttagggtttttagggtttagggtttagggttttagggttttagggtttagggttttagggtttagggtttagggttttagggtttagggttttagggttttagggttttagggtttagggtttagggtttagggtttagggtttagggtttagggtttagggtttttagggttttagggtttagggttttagggttttagggtttagggttttagggttttagggttttagggtttagggtttagggtttagggtttagggtttagggtttagggttttagggtttagggtttagggttttagggtttagggttttagggttttagggtttagggttttagggttttagggttttagggttttagggttttagggtttagggttttagggtttagggtttagggttttagggtttagggtttagggtttagggtttagggtttagggttttagggtttagggtttagggtttagggtttagggtttagggtttagggtttagggtttagggtttagggttttagggtttagggttttagggtttagggttttagggtttagggttttagggtttagggttttagggtttagggttttagggtttagggttttagggtttagggttttagggtttagggttttagggtttagggtttagggtttagggtttagggtttagggtttagggtttagggtttagggtttagggtttagggtttagggttttttagggtttagggtttagggtttagggtttagggtttagggtttagtttagggtttagggtttagggtttagggtttagggtttagggtttagggttttagggtttagggtttagggtttagggtttagggttttagggttttagggtttagggttttagggttttagggtttagggttttagggttttagggttttagggttttagggttttagggttttagggtttagggttttagggtttagggtttagggttttagggtttagggttttagggtttagggtttagggttttagggtttagggttttagggttttagggtttagggttttagggtttagggtttagggttttagggtttagggtttagggtttagggttttagggtttagggtttagggttttagggtttagggttttagggtttagggtttagggttttagggttttagggttttagggttttagggttttagggttttagggttttagggttttagggttttagggttttagggttttagggttttagggtttagggtttagggtttagggttttagggtttagggtttagggttttagggtttagggttttagggtttagggttttagggttttagggtttttagggtttagggtttagggttttagggttttagggtttagggtttagggtttagggttttagggtttagggtttttagggttttagggtttagggttttagggtttagggtttagggttttagggtttagggttttagggttttagggttttagggtttagggttttagggttttagggtttagggtttagggtttagggtttagggtttagggtttagggttttagggtttagggtttagggtttagggtttagggttttagggttggggtttagggttttagggtttttagggtttagggtttagggtttagggttttagggtttagggtttagggtttagggtttagggtttagggttttagggtttagggttttagggttttagggtttagggtttagggttttagggtttagggtttagggtttagggtttagggtttagggtttagggtttagggtttagggtttagggttttagggttttagggtttagggtttagggtttagggttttagggttttagggttttagggtttagggtttagggtttagggtttagggtttagggttttagggtttagggtttagggtttagggtttagggtttagggttttagggttttagggttttagggtttagggttttagggtttagggtttagggttttagggttttaggtttagggtttagggttttagggtttagggtttagggtttagggtttagggtttagggtttagggtttagggtttagggtttagggtttagggtttagggtttagggtttagggtttagggttttagggtttagggtttagggtttagggttttagggtttagggtttagggtttagggtttagggtttagggttttagggtttagggttttagggttttagggtttagggtttagggtttagggtttagggtttaggtttagggtttagggtttagggttttagggtttagggtttagggtttagggtttagggtttagggtttagggtttagggtttagggtttagggtttagggtttagggttttagggtttagggtttagggtttagggtttagggtttagggtttagggttttagggttttagggttttagggttttagggtttagggtttagggttttagggtttagggtttagggtttagggtttagggttttagggtttagggtttagggtttaggtttagggtttagggtttagggtttagggtttagggtttagggtttagggtttagggttttagggtttagggtttagggtttagggttttagggttttagggtttagggtttagggtttagggtttagggttttagggttttagggtttagggttttagggtttagggttttagggtttagggttttagggttttagggtttagggttttagggtttagggtttagggttttagggtttagggttttagggtttagggtttagggttttagggttttagggtttagggtttagggtttagggttttagggttttagggtttagggtttagggtttagggtttagggtttagggtttagggttttagggttttagggttttagggtttagggtttagggtttagggttttagggtttttagggttttagggtttagggtttagggttttagggttttagggttttagggtttagggtttttagggtttagggttttagggttttagggttttagggttttagggttttagggtttagggtttagggttttagggtttagggtttagggtttagggttttagggttttagggtttttagggttttagggtttagggttttagggttttagggtttagggtttagggtttagggttttagggtttagggtttagggtttagggtttagggttttagggtttagggttttagggtttagggtttagggtttagggttttagggtttagggttttagggttttagggttttagggttttagggtttagggttttagggtttagggttttagggttttagggttttagggttttagggtttagggtttagggtttagggttttagggtttagggtttagggttttagggttttagggtttagggtttttggggttttagggtttagggtttagggtttagggtttagggtttagggttttagggtttagggttttagggtttagggtttagggttttagggttttagggttttagggtttagggttttagggtttagggtttagggttttagggtttttagggttttagggtttagggttttagggttttagggtttagggtttagggttttagggttttagggtttagggttttagggtttagggttttagggttttagggttttagggtttagggtttagggttttagggttttagggttttagggtttttagggtttagggttttagggttttagggtttagggttttagggtttttagggtttagggtttagggtttagggtttagggttttagggttttagggtttagggtttttagggttttagggtttagggtttagggttttagggttttaagggttttagggtttagggtttagggtttagggtttagggtttagggttttagggtttagggttttagggtttagggtttagggtttagggtttagggttttagggtttagggtttagggtttagggttttagggttttagggtttagggtttagggttttagggtttagggtttagggtttttagggtttagggtttagggtttagggtttagggtttaggtttaggtttagggtttagggtttagggtttagggtttagggtttagggtttagggtttagggtttagggtttagggtttagggtttagggtttagggtttagggtttagggtttagggtttagggtttagggtttagggtttagggtttagggtttagggtttagggtttagggtttagggtttagggttttttagggtttagggtttagggttttagggtttagggttttagggtttagggtttagggtttagggtttaggg includes the following:
- the LOC119988346 gene encoding pirin-like protein encodes the protein MIVPGCRRRFLFKLNPKTTKKISAPYFVRNTMSESDQDPGFTRPRLVAKKVLAKLQHEGDGAVVRRGIGRTELRRLDPFLMLDDFSVSPPAGFPDHPHRGFETVTYMLQGGITHQDFGGHKGTIYAGEVQWMTAGRGIIHSEMPAGEGVQRGLQLWINLSSADKMIEPRYQELSREDIKRAEKDGVEVKVIAGESMGVRSPVYTQTPTMYLDFALKPRAQMHQSIQESWNAFVYIIEGEGVFGIPNSSPVSAHHVLVLSPGDGLSVWNKSSKPLRFALVGGQPLNEPVVQYGPFVMNTQAEIDQTIEDYHHSKNGFEKAKYWRSQ